Below is a window of Planctomycetes bacterium MalM25 DNA.
AACGGCAAGGGGGACGGCGTCGACATCCCGCCCGGCGAGAAGGGCGCCGCCTACATCGACAAGCACGGCATCGAGTGGGTCGAGCAGAAGAGCGGCACGCGCGTCACCATCGAGCTCGAGGCGAAGTACGTCCGCGGCCGCGGCAGCGTCGACGAGTACCTCGAGCAAACCGCCATCGCCAACCCGCACATCACGCTGCACTACCTCGATCCCGAGGACTACCAGTACGACTACATCCGCTCTGCCGAGTCGCTGCCGCCCGAGCCGAAAGAGATCAAGCCCCACCCCTACGGCACCGAGATCGGCCGGCTCGCGCAGATGCTCGAAGAGTCCGACCCGATGAGCGTGTCGGAGTTCTTCCGCACGAAGTTCAGCCGCGTCACGCCGGCGGTCGCGAAGCGCGTCTGCGAAGGGGCCAAGGTCAGCGCGCGGACCGGCGTCCACAAGGTCGAGCGCCCGCAGATCGAGAAACTCTACGACGCGATCCAGGCGACGAAGATCTCGCCCCCCGCGACCGACTGCATCTGCCCGATCGGCGAGGACCTGATCCTGCGCGGGCTGCACCACGTGGTGCCCGGCGAGTTCTACGCGGCCGCCACGCGCCCGCCCGCCGTCTACCGGGGCAACCCGTTCGTCGTCGAGGTCGGCCTCGCCTACGGCGGCACGGCGCCGACGCAGAACATCACGATGGACCTACTGCTGGAGCTGCTCGAAGAGACCGACACGCGGACCGTGCGGCAGTTCCTCATCAACACGTTCAATGGCCTCGGCGCCGAGTCGGCGGACAAGATCGTGAAGGCCTCCGGCCTGAAGACCCGCCAGACGCCGACCAAGCTGAAGCCGAAGGAACGCCAGAAGCTGTTCGAGGCGATGAAGAACGTCAATGTCGCGGAGGGCCAGCAGATGGAGGTCCTGCGGTTCGCCAACCGGGTGCCGCTGCAATTCCAACAAGCCGCTTGCGCCGTCACCCAGACCGTGACCGGCACCAACTGGCGGGGTTACGGCCTCAGCCAATCGCGCGGCGCGCTGCCGAAGGGCCCCGTCACGCTGATGGTGCACATCGCCAGCGTCTGGGTACCGTTCACCAGCGAATCGAAGGAGGCGATCGCCAGCTACCCGGAGATCCAGAAGGAGATCCGCCTCGGCCTGCAAGCGGTCGGGCGGAAGCTCGGCATGTTCCTACGTCGCCGGCAGAAGAGCAAGCAGCAGGCCGACCGCCGGGATGTCTTCATGCGCTACCTCAAGGAGGTGTCGCAAGCGGTGAGCGTGATCAACGCCGCCGAGGAGAAGGAGCTGTACGAGCAGCTGGTGACGGTCGCCAAGAAGCGGACCGCCGACGCCGACGTAAAGCTCGACGACCGGGGCCGCAAGGTCGAGGAGGACCCGACCGAGCTGAACCTGGGCGAGAACGTCCTGATCGTGAACCCGGCCCACCACGAGGCGGCGATCAACCGCGTGGTGACGGCGCCGGAGGCGGAGGGCGCGGAGGAATACGAAGAGGAGTAAGATCCAGGCGCCCCTCCTAAACGCCGAGCCGCGCCCGTCAGGGACCGACCGAATCGGTGTATAGTCGGAGGAGTCGTAACCTTCCCCTTGAGGCTGCCAAGATGGTCCGCGTCACGATCGACGACGATCTGAGAGTAAAGCTAGAAGCCGCCGCCGAGGAGGTCGTCGATCTCGTCGATGAATCGGGGAACGTCGTTGGACGGTTCTTGTCCAGCCTCGGCGTCCCCCCAGCCGGTGTCGAGCCGAGCACACCTCCGCTGGATGAAGAAGAACTGCAGCGACGCATCAACTCCCAAGAACCCGGTCTCTCAACGCAGGAGGTCCTTGAGCACCTGCGATCGCGACCGTGAGATACACCATCGAATGGGACCCGAACGCCCTGCGTGAGTTGGCGCTAATCTGGGACGACTCCCTGTCGAAACGCCGGATCGCCATCGACAAGGCGCTTGGCGACATCGACCGTTTGCTCAGAGCCGACGCCTCGTCCGTCGGTGAATCGCGATCGACTCCGGCGCTTCGTTGGGTCTGCGTCTTCCCGGTCATCTTGACCGTCTTCATCAACGATCGAATCCAAGTCGCAAGAATCATCGAAGCCCGGGTCTACGACTAGCGATGCCTGCCGACCCCTTGCACCCGCTCGAAACTCCCACCGACGCCGCGCTCGCCGACCCGCGCCGCTGGAGCGTGGTGACGCTCGTCGCCGCGAATGTGCTGCCGTTGCTGGGCGTGCTGTTCCTCGGCTGGCGGGCGTTCGATGTCGTCTTCCTCTACTGGCTCGAGAACGTCGTCATCGGCGTGATCAACGTCCTTAAGATCCTCACCTGCTGGCCCGATTCGGAACGCATGGAGGAGCGGTTCGCCGAAGAGAACTCGCACCTCGACGAGGACGAGCGCGCCCAACTCGAACAGCTCGCCGGCGACGGCCTCGCATGGCAATCGTCCAAGCTCTTCTTCGCCCCTTTCTTCGCGGTCCACTACGGCGGCTTCTGCGCGGTGCACGGGATCTTCGTCTGCGTGCTGCTGGGGGGCGATGGGCCGTTCGGCGGCATGCCGATGAACCCGGTCGCCCCGGCGCTTGAGGCGCTGCAGCGCCCCGGGATCTTGCTCGCCGCGATCGCCCTGGGGGCAAGCCACCTCGTCTCGTACTTCACAAACTTCTTGGGCCGTGGGGAGTACCGTCGGGCCACGCCCGTCGACCTCATGGCGAAGCCTTACGGCCGCGTCGTCGTGCTGCACCTTGCGATCGTGCTCAGCGGCTTCCTCACGGTGGCCCTCGGCTCGCCGATCTGGTTGCTGGTGCTCCTGGTCGCCGGCAAGACGTGGCTCGATCTCAAGCTGCACCAGAAGGAACACGCGGAAGGCGCGAGTGAGGAGTTGCGAGCCGCGAGCTGGTAGCCCGGGCCCCGGGCGGGCTCGACGGTGGCGCCGCTCCGGATGAGAATCCCCCCGGTTCCCTCACCGCTCATCCCGCAAGCCTCGCTCCATGGATCGCCTCTCCGAAGACTGGCTCGCCGTGCTGATCGGTGGGGTGCTGCTGATCCTCTGCCTCGGGTCGGTGCTTCCCAGCGGCGGGGCGGAGGCGCCTCTCAAGCCGCTGATCCGCTCGCCCACGGGCTGGAGCGATTCGCCGGCCGCGGCGTTCGACGCCCGGGTGCACGGCGTCACGGGGGCGGGCGTCTTGCTCGGGTGCCTCTTCGCCGCCGCCACGCCGAGCCGCGTCCGCTTCGCGAAGGCGTTCGCCGCGGTCTTCGCGTTGGCGACGCTGTCGGTCTTCTTGTCGAAGCAGGAGACGGTCGCCTACTACGGCCTCGCCTACGCCCTCTGGGCGATCGTCCTGGGTCTGCTGATCGCCAACACGGTCGGCGTGCCCGATTGGCTGCGGCCGGCGCTGCGGACCGAACTGTACATGAAGGTCGGCCTCGTGCTGCTGGGCGCCGAGGTGCTGCTCAGCCGGCTGCTCGAACTCGGCCTGCCGGGCGTGTGCGTCGCTTGGATCGTCACGCCGATCGTGCTGTGCTCCACGTTCTGGTTCGGCCAGCGCGTGCTGCGGATCGAGTCGCCCTCGCTCAACATGGTGATCTCGGCCGACATGTCGGTGTGCGGCGTGTCGGCGGCGATCGCCACCGCGGCCGCCTGCCGCGCGAAGAAGGAGGAGCTGTCGCTCGCGATCGGCCTGTCGATGGCGTTCACGGTCGGCATGCTGCTGGCGATGCCACCGATCGTCCGCGCGCTCGACCTGCCGCCCGCCGTTGGCGGGGCGTGGATCGGCGGCACGATCGACGCCACCGGCGCCGTGGGCGCCGCGGGCGAGCTGCTCTCCACAGGCGAGGACGATACGGCGCTCGTCACCGCCACCACGATCAAGATGATCCAGAACATCCTGATCGGCGTCGTGGCGTTCTGCGTGGCGACGTATTGGGTGACGCAGGTAGAAGCGAAGGCGGAGAGTGATAGCGCAACGCCCAAGGACGCCACCTTCGCCCCTCCCCCTTCCGCGTTTATCGAGGTATGGCGTCGCTTCCCGAAGTTCATCCTCGGCTTCCTCGCCGCCTCGCTCACGTTCTCGCTGATCTACCAGTTCGCTCCATCAGGTGAAGCGATCGTCGAGTCGTCGGTCCGCGGCGTGTCGAAGACGCTCCGCGGCTGGTGCTTCGCGCTGGCGTTCGTTTCGATCGGCCTGGAGACCGACTTCCGTCGGCTCGCCGGCGTGCTGCGCGGGGGAAAGCCGCTTGCGTTGTACGTTGCAGGTCAATCACTGAATCTCGTGCTCACCTTCGCCATGGCGTGGCTGATGTTCGGCGTGCTGTTCCCGGGGGCGGGCCAGCCCCCCATGGCGGAGGGGCAAGAAGCCGAGAGCCGCGCCGAACGCCTCGAAGCAGTGGGAGTCGACCCCGGGGCGTTCTTCTACACCGATCACCCCCGCGCCTGGCGGCAGTCAGACCGTTCCGACTCGGTCCTGTAGACCTCTCATCGAGCGTTTGCTGGACCGCCGAACCGTGGGGGGTTACCCTGCCGCGGTGCTGGGTTGCCTCTTGAACCGTCTCATCGGGAACTTCTCATGATGCCCCGCTGCCATGGCTTACTGGCCCTGCTGATCGCAGGAGCCGCGACGTCGGTTTCCGCCGAGACTTTCTTGCCCTCGATCGCAGGCCGGCTCGTCGACCTCGCGCCGCAGGGCGACGGCGCCGACCAACTGATCGCCAACTCGGGTCTCGTGGCGAACGTGAACGGGGCTCAGCACCGGCCGATCAAAGAATTCGATCTCTCTTCGATCGCCGGCCGCACGGTCTTGAACGCTTCGGTGAGCGGCCAGATCGTTCCCAACAACAGCTCTGACACCGGTCAGCGCGATCACCAGATCCGCGCCTATCAAGGCGACGGGTTCTTGGGCACGAACGATTACGACGCGCCGAGCGATCTCCTCGGCTCGGTGTCGCACCCTTCGGGCGGATCGAGCGGCTTCGACTTCGACGCGACCGGCTACATCGACGAACTGCTGAGCGACTCCAACGACTACTTCGGCCTGCGGGTGAATCCGGTCAACGAACCGCAGGGCTTCGACGTGCTCGTCAACGCCGAACTGACCGTCGACTTGCTGCCCGAGGGCTTAGAGGTCCGCAAGCTCAACCCAACCGTCGATGCGCAAGCGTTC
It encodes the following:
- a CDS encoding DNA topoisomerase VI subunit B; this encodes MAKSSRRSDAKKMAAAQKEISVSEFFAKNRHLLGFDNPRKALLTTVKEAVDNSLDACEEAGILPEIWVHIESVGGNKYKVGVQDNGPGILKKQIPLIFGKLLYGSKFHRLRQSRGQQGIGISAAGMYGVQTTGKPVKIVSKTSVRKPAHYYEIMIDTKRNVPKILNGKGDGVDIPPGEKGAAYIDKHGIEWVEQKSGTRVTIELEAKYVRGRGSVDEYLEQTAIANPHITLHYLDPEDYQYDYIRSAESLPPEPKEIKPHPYGTEIGRLAQMLEESDPMSVSEFFRTKFSRVTPAVAKRVCEGAKVSARTGVHKVERPQIEKLYDAIQATKISPPATDCICPIGEDLILRGLHHVVPGEFYAAATRPPAVYRGNPFVVEVGLAYGGTAPTQNITMDLLLELLEETDTRTVRQFLINTFNGLGAESADKIVKASGLKTRQTPTKLKPKERQKLFEAMKNVNVAEGQQMEVLRFANRVPLQFQQAACAVTQTVTGTNWRGYGLSQSRGALPKGPVTLMVHIASVWVPFTSESKEAIASYPEIQKEIRLGLQAVGRKLGMFLRRRQKSKQQADRRDVFMRYLKEVSQAVSVINAAEEKELYEQLVTVAKKRTADADVKLDDRGRKVEEDPTELNLGENVLIVNPAHHEAAINRVVTAPEAEGAEEYEEE